The nucleotide sequence CCCTTGTAAAATAAACGCTTAAAGCACAATAAAAACTTTAAAAAGTGTGCTTTTTTTTCAAAATTTCTAATTTTTTTACTAAATCAACAATCATTAATGAAAACTAGGAATTTTTAAGAAGCTATTATTATGGTAAGGTGTTGAATTTTTCATTCTTTAACCTAATACCTGACACCTGATGCCTGATACCTATTCTCATCACTCATACTTTTTTAGCAAACCCGAAATATTCTGCTTAAAACAACAAAGCCAAAAATCCTTTTAAAATAGTTGTATTATTAACTTAAAATAGCTTAACATTCAATATCAACCCCTAACTGTGGCATTCCGTGTCTATATCCAATTCTGACTCCCTCAACCCTCAAACCATCAGTAATAACTATCAAACCGGAAACTACACCACCGTTTTAGCACTTAAAGAAATGGTGGCAAATTTGCAAAGAGAACAAAATAAAATTCAAAATCTCCTCAGCTCTCTTAGCTTCGCTTTGCGCAGTTTTAATAATCTTAATCAATTTTTAGAATTAACCCCCCTGATGGCTTCGAGAGTAACGGATGCAGAAGGATCTGCTTTGGTACTTTATCAGCAAAATAAACAAGTAAAATTAGATCAGTTTTACTGCCAAAATCAACCATTAAAAGAGCAAATTAACCAAGATTTTATTTCTGTAATTAATCATATTAATAATTATCAAACCCAACACCAATTAGACCCTAATTTTTATCCCCCCTTGGAATGTTTCCCTGTTTTCGTACAAGAAAAAATCCATAACAAACTATCTTGTTATTTACAAATATATAGTACACCTGTTCTCACTAAAAATGTGGAGATCGGGCGCTTGTATGTTTTTAGTCAAGCAAGGGAATTTCTTTGGAGTCAAAGCAGAAAAACTCTTACCCAGCTAGTTGCAGATCAAACAGCAGTAGCTATAGCTAATCATCAACTAACCAGCGAATTGATGTCGAAAGAAAGACAAGACCGAGAATTGGAAATTGCTTCAGAAATACAAGTCAGATTACTGCCTAGAAAATGCCCTAATATCAACGGTTTAGATTTAGCCGCCAAGTGTGAAACCGCTAATCGAGTAGGGGGAGATTATTATGACTTCATTCCCGCTAATTACGATCAATGGGATGAAGATACCTCACAAATTCCCGACGCTCCGTGTCAATCTTGGAGCATTGTTATTGGTGATGTCATGGGAAAAGGAGTCCCTGCTGGGTTGATTATGACTATGACAAGGGGAATGTTACGCGCGGAAGTTTTAAACCGCCATTCCCCAGCGCGCGTCTTGGCACATCTTAACCGAGTCATGTATGAAGATTTGGACAACTCCCATCGTTTTGTCACTTTATTTTACTCAGAATATGACCCCCGTAACCGGATGTTACGTTATGCCAATGCCGCCCACAATCCTCCTTTGTACTGGTGCGCTGGTACTAACACCGTGAGAAAATTAGACACGGAAGGAATGTTAATCGGTTTACAACCCCATTCAGACTATGAAGATAATTTTATTCAGTTGCAGGATGAGGACACGGTGCTTTATTATACTGACGGTTTGACGGATGCTATCAACAAAAATAACCAACGTTTTGAGGAGGAGAATTTAATTAACTGTTTTCATGTTGCTTGTCAAGAATACAATAATGCCCAAGATATTTTAGACCATATTTTCAACGCAATTAAAAAATTTATTGGTGTTGGTCATTACAATATCGATGATATGACCATGATTGTTGTTAAACATAAACCCCAAGAAATGTGTATTTGTAACTAAGGATAATGGAAGGAATGCAGAATGTAGAATGTAGAAGTAATTGTTTTCTTAATTCTAAATTTTATCTTCCCTTCTCCCTGTCTCCCTGTCAAAAACAAATGAATTTTGATACTTACGTTGAAACAGCCCTGCTCTCCTGTGGGAGAAGGGCTGGGGTGAGGACAAACCGTTGTAATTTAAACCCTAACCAGATTGATAGGGATGAAAAATTTTCTCCTCCTCATCATAAAGCCAAGGAATACCATCTGGGTCTCGACTTTGACTCCACACAGGAAAATCATCTTCTGATTTTCGTTTGGCTACGGTGCTAGGACTGACTTCCAATCGTTTCGCTAATTCGCTTTGATTCAAGGTTAATTCTGCGGTGGAAATTTCTTCTCCCAATTCCGAAACTATTTGTTCGGGCGCTGGTGCGGTAATGGTTTCCGTGTTATTTTCTACTGATTCAGATTCTTGAGGCGAATCGGTTTGATGGTTTGATGGAGATGCTTCGCTATTTGTAGCTGTTAATGCTGTGGTGGATGAGGGGAGAGGGGTAGCGGTGACGGGCGCTGGTTCGATGTCACTATTAGAATCACTGTCGTCAAAAATACTACCTAAAGCACTAGCGGTTAGGAAATAATATACGATACCTTTATCTTGATATAGTCTTTTTACCGCTCCATATTGATTAGTTTTGCGGTCTAAATACCATTTTGCGGTGTTTGCATC is from Cyanobacterium sp. T60_A2020_053 and encodes:
- a CDS encoding SpoIIE family protein phosphatase, which gives rise to MVANLQREQNKIQNLLSSLSFALRSFNNLNQFLELTPLMASRVTDAEGSALVLYQQNKQVKLDQFYCQNQPLKEQINQDFISVINHINNYQTQHQLDPNFYPPLECFPVFVQEKIHNKLSCYLQIYSTPVLTKNVEIGRLYVFSQAREFLWSQSRKTLTQLVADQTAVAIANHQLTSELMSKERQDRELEIASEIQVRLLPRKCPNINGLDLAAKCETANRVGGDYYDFIPANYDQWDEDTSQIPDAPCQSWSIVIGDVMGKGVPAGLIMTMTRGMLRAEVLNRHSPARVLAHLNRVMYEDLDNSHRFVTLFYSEYDPRNRMLRYANAAHNPPLYWCAGTNTVRKLDTEGMLIGLQPHSDYEDNFIQLQDEDTVLYYTDGLTDAINKNNQRFEEENLINCFHVACQEYNNAQDILDHIFNAIKKFIGVGHYNIDDMTMIVVKHKPQEMCICN